A window of the Brachyhypopomus gauderio isolate BG-103 chromosome 14, BGAUD_0.2, whole genome shotgun sequence genome harbors these coding sequences:
- the ttc5 gene encoding tetratricopeptide repeat protein 5, whose translation MLSCRINMVPFDDRSYNQQPEEIPEMADVDNDGEQKTKTKDDLQVLKELVDGLYHYRDHYFDTHSVEDASKKQNDVTEEMNKTLMRLEEKEEFYKNNAQYMLLWGRCLNITAKFSQAAEDILSRAVKLEPGLLDGWNTLGEQYWKKGDLVAAKTCFTGALQQSKNKVSLRNLSMVLRQLPPEGGAEEQGKRILESVDLARQAVQLDVTDGMSWYILGNAYISLFFTSGQNPQMSQQALSAYSQAEKIDKASALNADLHFNRATLFQYEEMFSSALAGYSRAAALDPGWDEPLERERQLLDYLDQITNLIENKGKVKARRLRNMLSSLSVSALGPCASPQFHSPTGRVGSLEARCFNALTHGRNVGVAALGKVVFSLASDGRMAFTFGMVDSEETCCVVMVYNIADGWGVLIGDTVVIPDPHIKRHSITHSDKSYDFRSIRVDSPLLLIVNGKRQAMQSQTAASVSYKPHSE comes from the exons ATGCTCTCCTGCAGAATTAACATGGTGCCTTTTGATGATCGATCGTACAACCAGCAACCAGAGGAAATTCCTGAA ATGGCTGACGTTGACAACGATGGTGAGcagaaaacaaaaaccaaaGATGATTTGCAGGTTTTAAAG GAACTGGTGGATGGGCTTTATCACTATAGGGACCATTATTttgacacacacagtgtggaggATGCCAGTAAGAAACAGAATGATGTTACAGAAGAGATGAATAAAACGCTTATGAGACTGGAGGAAAAGGAAG AGTTCTACAAAAACAATGCACAATACATGCTGCTGTGGGGCCGGTGTCTGAACATAACTGCAAAGTTCAGTCAGGCAGCCGAGGACATCCTCTCTCGGGCAGTAAAACTAGAGCCAGGTCTGCTGGACGGTTGGAACACATTAGGAGAGCAATACTGGAAGAAAGGAGATTTGGTTGCTGCAAAGACCTGTTTTACAGGGGCCCTTCAGCAG tCCAAGAACAAGGTGTCTTTGCGAAACCTCTCTATGGTGTTAAGGCAACTGCCCCCAGAAGGGGGCGCTGAAGAGCAAGGCAAACGTATTCTGGAGAGTGTGGACCTAGCCAGACAGGCTGTTCAGCTAGATGTCACAGATGGAATGTCTTGGT ACATCTTGGGAAACGCATACATATCTCTGTTCTTCACCAGTGGACAGAACCCTCAGATGTCCCAGCAAGCTCTTAGTGCCTACTCACAAGCT GAGAAAATTGATAAAGCGTCTGCTTTGAATGCCGATCTGCACTTCAATCGAGCAACA CTGTTCCAGTATGAGGAGATGTTCAGTTCAGCTTTGGCTGGATACAGTCGTGCTGCTGCTCTTGATCCCGGATGGGATGAACCTCTGGAAAGAGAGCGACAATTGCTAGACTACCTGGATCAAATCACGAATTTAATAGAGAATAAG ggGAAAGTGAAAGCACGACGCTTGCGCAACATGCTATCCTCTCTGAGCGTGTCTGCTCTGGGACCATGTGCCTCCCCCCAGTTCCACTCCCCCACTGGCCGTGTGGGAAGCCTGGAAGCACGTTGTTTTAACGCCCTCACGCACGGCCGCAACGTTGGTGTTGCAGCCCTGGGGAAGGTGGTCTTCAGCTTGGCCTCGGATGGTCGTATGGCCTT TACATTTGGTATGGTGGACAGCGAGGAAACGTGCTGTGTGGTCATGGTTTATAACATAGCTGATGGCTGGGGCGTTTTAATAGGAGATACAGTAGTCATTCCTGACCCACACATCAAACGGCACAGCATTACTCACAGTGATAAG TCTTATGATTTCCGCAGTATACGTGTGGACTCTCCTTTGCTGCTGATTGTCAATGGAAAGAGGCAAGCAATGCAAAGCCAAACGGCAGCTTCCGTCAGTTACAAACCTCACAGTGAATAA
- the ccnb1ip1 gene encoding E3 ubiquitin-protein ligase CCNB1IP1 isoform X2, which yields MAMCDYSLLCNFPKCRTKLSGYAWVTACSHIFCDPHGSGEFSRSPAICPACSSALSGKLDIVRTELAPSEQYKAMVLVGLRPEIILDISHRALAFWTYQVNQERLFMEYSLSRAEIKNVQMEKVMAHQNQTRELELNAMREEIASLNKRLEEYKQKYSEVSELLIKNNRKYQSLQGLFDALRLRTMRVANKDPVQRAAHAFTTGQESDSLFSSIEPESFRNIFQFSSPPREKIHSFLKKD from the exons ATGGCCATGTGTGACTACAGCTTGCTGTGTAATTTTCCCAAGTGTCGAACCAAGCTGAGCGGATACGCTTGGGTGACCGCTTGCTCTCACATTTTCTGTGACCCGCACGGTTCTGGTGAGTTCAGCCGCTCACCGGCTATCTGCCCCGCATGTTCGTCTGCGCTGTCGGGAAAATTGGACATTGTGCGCACAGAACTTGCGCCCTCGGAACAGTACAAGGCGATGGTTTTAGTAGGATTACGACCCGAGATCATTCTGGATATCAGTCATCGGGCACTGGCCTTCTGGACATACCAG GTAAACCAAGAAAGACTATTTATGGAGTACAGTTTGTCTCGGGCTGAGATAAAAAATGTCCAAATGGAGAAGGTGATGGCACATCAGAACCAAACCAGGGAGCTTGAGCTGAATGCTATGAGAGAGGAGATTGCATCGCTAAATAAG AGGTTGGAAGAGTACAAGCAAAAGTACAGTGAAGTTTCTGAGCTTCTGATTAAGAATAACAGGAAGTATCAAAGTCTTCAGGGTCTCTTTGATGCACTGAGGCTCCGGACGATGAGGGTTGCCAACAAAGATCCAGTCCAGCGTGCAGCCCATGCTTTCACCACAG GACAAGAGAGTGACAGCCTATTCTCTTCCATAGAACCAGAGAGCTTTAGGAACATTTTCCAGTTCAGCTCTCCACCTAGAGAGAAAATTCATTCGTTCCTCAAGAAAGACTGA
- the ccnb1ip1 gene encoding E3 ubiquitin-protein ligase CCNB1IP1 isoform X1, which yields MAMCDYSLLCNFPKCRTKLSGYAWVTACSHIFCDPHGSGEFSRSPAICPACSSALSGKLDIVRTELAPSEQYKAMVLVGLRPEIILDISHRALAFWTYQVNQERLFMEYSLSRAEIKNVQMEKVMAHQNQTRELELNAMREEIASLNKRLEEYKQKYSEVSELLIKNNRKYQSLQGLFDALRLRTMRVANKDPVQRAAHAFTTGLVSQRSPHNSPPFLVVGQESDSLFSSIEPESFRNIFQFSSPPREKIHSFLKKD from the exons ATGGCCATGTGTGACTACAGCTTGCTGTGTAATTTTCCCAAGTGTCGAACCAAGCTGAGCGGATACGCTTGGGTGACCGCTTGCTCTCACATTTTCTGTGACCCGCACGGTTCTGGTGAGTTCAGCCGCTCACCGGCTATCTGCCCCGCATGTTCGTCTGCGCTGTCGGGAAAATTGGACATTGTGCGCACAGAACTTGCGCCCTCGGAACAGTACAAGGCGATGGTTTTAGTAGGATTACGACCCGAGATCATTCTGGATATCAGTCATCGGGCACTGGCCTTCTGGACATACCAG GTAAACCAAGAAAGACTATTTATGGAGTACAGTTTGTCTCGGGCTGAGATAAAAAATGTCCAAATGGAGAAGGTGATGGCACATCAGAACCAAACCAGGGAGCTTGAGCTGAATGCTATGAGAGAGGAGATTGCATCGCTAAATAAG AGGTTGGAAGAGTACAAGCAAAAGTACAGTGAAGTTTCTGAGCTTCTGATTAAGAATAACAGGAAGTATCAAAGTCTTCAGGGTCTCTTTGATGCACTGAGGCTCCGGACGATGAGGGTTGCCAACAAAGATCCAGTCCAGCGTGCAGCCCATGCTTTCACCACAG GGCTGGTTAGCCAGCGTTCTCCCCATAACAGCCCTCCATTCCTGGTTGTAGGACAAGAGAGTGACAGCCTATTCTCTTCCATAGAACCAGAGAGCTTTAGGAACATTTTCCAGTTCAGCTCTCCACCTAGAGAGAAAATTCATTCGTTCCTCAAGAAAGACTGA
- the LOC143474693 gene encoding uncharacterized protein LOC143474693 — protein sequence MSRRKQKRPQQLVNTDPGGTRLASQEEQVAVKSPSTSLASEATSSSSSSSPSSLKDCQPPLAPRPSPGGLHAPSLPSESSSPPHWPSQIAPYATSLPNTHSSLSPDFPHPSLSSQTRSPPLIQQKSTHIPVHQPHSTITSPQMGISATATNSSSSSSSSSLNAIPHTGSPSSTQQNPSSPPEEVQIPPTLAVLLEELRVLQQRQIHQMQMTEEICRQVLRLGGVVTNQDSTQGSLENHQRTSGSLSPSLSTPGPSTASPLPSSIPTLIPQAVVSKSNISHVNGHRTTYASSSSTPSSATSSLVTSGTSVHPLSLSLGLPRYLHEKSPNTSLSHAVSFPTPPILTSSLSQEQLPLSSAMGSSGASLTSSSGRQQHVCRFCGKVLSSDSSLQIHLRSHTGERPYQCPVCLSRFTTRGNLKAHFLRHREQNPELSLSLLPPALSEQSQSGSGSGAAQRRRKRRAEDEEPFGIKAGVGVPDGLALGFLSGSSSRLSPSTLPLPPSVDLALLSTAHSLLQLNRVSAAAVASASASVQASSASTTSSSSSAMTGQFKGAKQQRFDENTPPHSTLHPSSPYSQLAHLPKILFPTGPSPHHPGLALLRPPHLPSPHPQLTFPFSPYPKPPTSSASSSSPCSSSSTSETSKLQRLAQKLEKQSPSKTLPEDHTNGSTQANDVSTTSSANTISAYRREMMAALGLNPNPGSELNAQTIAGSIPSLPSLAPNQCGVCLRVLSCPRALRLHQATHLGERPFPCKLCGRSFSTKGSLRAHLATHRARPPNARTQNSCPLCQRKFTNAVVLQHHIRMHLGGQLPPEGNEDLGPEEDTGQIGNIAMSKTIQCLPLNMSTTVSSSTTSALQSITGSRNPILPDADQTVESDQDPSDTPGTSPTLITDATTEKQDRTSSSDGPLANSSPLKDVADNDTHPNIVSVYALNAIKAHHIRSQTSAVVNGAREDDENTPLSLCTRTILQDSQPSSRGLTGSHPSVVSGLKASPDSAGLNISPALTPPTSPSLQIKPELGGSQKPMNATRLDPESKEDDFPPGIRSECVTLAAINGAPEDEEEDGKMKPRDTQETKMKEGVNTQADVNLGSQVKDEGETAVTQPDMSVLPPHPQRLEKPYSCTQCGKEYASRSGLKGHMKVHSGAVGNGANASTSALQSSDGNFKDAVESSPRQARGNLQEAPGNALEKSSDKPSSADVPLAPTGSSGEGEPEERS from the exons ATGTCGCGCCGTAAACAGAAGCGACCGCAGCAACTCGTTAACACGGACCCGGGAGGCACGCGGTTGGCATCGCAAG AAGAACAGGTGGCAGTGAAATCCCCATCAACTTCTCTTGCTTCTGAAGCtacctcatcctcctcttcctcatcacccTCTTCCCTCAAAGACTGTCAGCCTCCTTTAGCCCCGAGGCCATCCCCTGGAGGCCTGCACGCCCCTTCTCTTCCCAGTGAAagctcctctcctccccactggCCAAGCCAAATTGCCCCCTACGCCACCTCTCTTCCCAACACCCACTCTTCCCTCTCCCCAGATTTCCCACACCCATCCCTGTCTTCCCAGACTCGGTCTCCTCCTCTTATCCAACAGAAGTCTACTCACATTCCAGTGCATCAGCCCCACTCCACCATAACCTCTCCTCAAATGGGTATATCAGCCACAGCTACAAattcttcctcctcatcatcatcttcatccctCAATGCCATTCCACACACGGGCAGCCCCAGTTCCACTCAGCAGAACCCCTCCAGTCCACCAGAGGAGGTACAAATACCTCCTACCCTGGCTGTGCTCTTAGAAGAACTTAGGGTCTTGCAGCAAAGACAGATCCACCAGATGCAGATGACTGAGGAGATCTGCAGGCAGGTGTTGCGTCTGGGTGGAGTAGTCACCAACCAGGATTCAACTCAAGGATCTCTGGAGAACCATCAGAGAACCTCTGGatctctctcaccatctctgtCCACCCCAGGTCCATCTACAGCTTCTCCCTTACCCTCCTCCATTCCAACTCTGATTCCACAGGCTGTTGTTTCAAAATCCAACATCTCTCATGTTAATGGACATCGAACTACATATGCCTCTTCATCATCCACACCCTCTTCTGCTACATCAAGTCTGGTCACTTCAGGAACTTCAGTGCACCCCCTGTCTCTGTCATTGGGTCTTCCTCGTTACCTCCATGAGAAATCCCCTAACACTTCCTTGAGCCATGCAGTTAGCTTCCCCACACCTCCTATTCTCACCTCTAGCCTCTCTCAGGAGCAGCTGCCGCTCAGCTCTGCCATGGGATCCTCGGGTGCGTCTTTGACATCCTCCTCCGGTCGCCAGCAGCATGTTTGTCGTTTTTGTGGGAAAGTTCTGAGCAGCGACTCTTCCTTACAGATCCACCTGAGATCCCACACAGGTGAAAGGCCATATCAGTGTCCTGTCTGCCTCAGCCGTTTCACTACACGTGGGAATCTCAAGGCCCACTTCTTACGTCATCGCGAGCAGAACCCAGAGCTTTCACTTTCGCTTCTCCCACCTGCCCTGTCAGAACAGAGCCAATCGGGGTCTGGGTCCGGGGCAGCTCAGAGACGCAGGAAGCGTCGTGCAGAAGATGAAGAGCCTTTTGGGATTAAAGCGGGTGTGGGAGTGCCTGATGGCCTGGCTCTAGGTTTCCTGTCTGGGTCGTCTTCTCGCCTGTCTCCTTCCACTCTGCCCTTGCCGCCCAGTGTAGATCTGGCACTGTTGTCCACTGCTCACTCTCTACTGCAGCTCAATCGCGTTTCTGCTGCTGCGGTGGCCTCCGCTTCAGCCAGCGTACAGGCCTCCTCTGCGTCCACcacctcctcatcttcctctgcGATGACAGGCCAGTTCAAGGGTGCCAAGCAGCAGCGATTTGAcgagaacacacctccacactccaccCTACATCCTAGTTCTCCATACTCCCAACTAGCTCACCTCCCCAAGATCCTCTTTCCCACAGGTCCCTCTCCCCACCATCCTGGCCTAGCTCTTCTTCGCCCCCCTCACCTTCCCTCCCCTCACCCACAGCTCACCTTTCCGTTCTCCCCTTACCCCAAACCACCGACCTCttctgcctcctcctcctctccatgtTCTTCATCTTCTACCTCCGAGACCTCCAAGCTTCAGAGACTGGCACAGAAACTAGAAAAGCAGTCTCCATCAAAAACTCTCCCCGAGGACCACACTAACGGCAGCACCCAGGCCAATGatgtctccaccacctccagcgCTAATACAATTTCAGCATACAGGAGGGAGATGATGGCTGCCTTGGGCCTAAACCCCAACCCTGGCAGTGAGCTGAACGCCCAGACCATCGCAGGTTCaatcccctcactcccctctctggCCCCAAACCAATGTGGTGTATGCCTACGCGTGCTTAGTTGTCCCAGGGCATTGCGTCTCCATCAGGCCACACACCTGGGTGAGCGTCCCTTCCCCTGCAAACTTTGTGGTCGCTCGTTTTCCACGAAAGGTAGTCTGAGGGCTCATCTGGCCACCCACAGAGCACGGCCACCAAACGCCCGTACCCAGAATTCCTGTCCACTCTGCCAGCGTAAATTCACTAATGCCGTTGTGCTGCAGCATCACATTCGGATGCATCTGGGAGGCCAGCTGCCTCCAGAGGGGAATGAAGATTTGGGGCCAGAGGAAGACACTGGTCAAATTGGTAATATAGCCATGTCTAAGACCATCCAGTGCCTTCCTCTTAATATGAGTACTACTGTTTCGTCCTCTACAACTAGCGCACTACAGTCAATCACTGGTTCTAGGAATCCCATATTACCTGATGCAGACCAAACAGTGGAGTCTGATCAAGATCCTTCCGACACACCTGGCACTAGCCCGACTCTAATCACTGATGCAACCACAGAGAAGCAAGACCGCACTAGTTCCTCAGACGGCCCACTTGCTAACTCCTCTCCTCTAAAGGATGTTGCTGACAATGATACTCACCCCAATATTGTTAGTGTTTATGCCCTTAATGCTATCAAAGCCCATCACATCAGGTCTCAGACCAGTGCTGTAGTAAATGGGGCCAGGGAGGATGATGAGAACACTCCATTATCCCTCTGTACCAGGACCATTCTCCAGGACTCTCAGCCTAGCAGCAGAGGTCTCACGGGATCTCACCCTTCTGTAGTCAGTGGCCTAAAAGCCAGCCCAGATTCTGCAGGTCTTAATATTTCACCAGCGCTCACACCACCCACGAGCCCATCCCTTCAAATCAAGCCAGAACTCGGAGGTTCTCAGAAACCCATGAACGCAACTAGGCTGGATCCTGAATCTAAAGAGGACGACTTTCCCCCAGGTATCAGAAGTGAATGCGTGACCTTAGCAGCCATTAATGGAGCTccagaggacgaggaggaggatggaaaaatgaaaccaCGGGATACTCAGGAGACCAAGATGAAGGAAGGGGTTAACACACAAGCAGATGTGAATCTTGGGAGTCAAGTTAAGGATGAAGGGGAGACTGCAGTAACCCAGCCAGATATGTCGgttcttcctcctcatcctcagcgCCTTGAGAAACCCTACAGCTGTACACAATGTGGGAAAGAATACGCCAGCCGCAGTGGACTGAAG ggtcACATGAAAGTCCACAGTGGAGCAGTGGGCAATGGGGCAAATGCTTCAACCTCTGCCCTGCAGTCCTCAGATGGGAATTTCAAAGATGCTGTGGAGTCAAGTCCTCGTCAAGCACGAGGCAACCTGCAAGAAGCTCCTGGAAATGCACTGGAGAAGAGTTCAGACAAACCATCCTCAGCAGATGTTCCACTGGCTCCTACTGGTTCGAGTGGAGAGGGGGAACCCGAGGAGAGGTCCTGA